AGTGGAGGGTGTGAGAGCTGTCGTCACGTCCCAGAACCTGCCGGCTACAGGGTGGCTGAGAAGGCCCCGTTCTGGGACGAGGGGCTCTTGATTTACGAGTGCCGCTGAATAACTCCGTGGAAGTGGCCAGTgagaggggggtgagggagacgACGCCGTACTCGGTGCACCTGGGGCccgaagggagaaaaaaagagcaggggaCACGTGTGAGCACCAGAGGAGGTGGCCGACACTTCCTCGCCACGCCTGGAGAAACGCTTGCACTGGAGAAACGGGGAAACCGTCTTGTCGGGTTGACCCAGTCTCCCTCAAACTGCCACGGGGGCTTCGTGCATCATCATCCCTTCCCGAGTGGTCCTGCCTGCCTTTCGGAGCCCTCCCTTCCCCGCCCTGAGGTGCCCTTTGGCTCAGGCACCCCCAACTCAGCCCTCCTCGTCTTGCCCCTGTCGCCCCCTCGCCTCACAGCCTCCCGTGGGGTCTCTAAGGCATAACTCTGAGCCTATCACTCCCCTGGGTAAAACCAGCCGGCTCCTGGCCGTGGCCGTGACGCACGACAGAGAACCCAAGGAAGAGTGTGGGACTGGCCTTCCGGAGACCAGGCTGGCCCTGCCTCTGCAGGCCTCCCATCCCCATTTCCccggggagaggggggcagggtcGGAAGTCACGGGATGTGCCACGGTGCATTTGTCCCTTTTACAAATCTTTCTCAGAAACCCCAGCCACTGCTTTCATTTTGCTGACCAGATAGATCTGGGACACGGGGCCGCCTCTGGCTGCGAGGCCAGacacactgaggcccagagcaaaTCGTGTCCCATTAGAAAAGGGCAGGTTGGCCATTCGGGAGGCACCCAGGAGGCTCAGCCCTGCTGCGTGACTCGGCCCGGTGGCCCTCTCCAGCCTCCTCGCTGCGAGCCACACTGctcctccttccacctccctcccccctctgcccgCGGGCCTCGGTTACACctgctccctcagctccagcCCCACCGTCCCCTCCGTGGCCCTGTAGGCTGCTGCTCTGCTGAGACTTCAGGCATCTCCGGGGGACTCACCCGAGCCCAGCAGGGTAGACAGGAGCGTTTCTCCGGTGAAATGCCGCGCAGCTGTTAACAAAACGGGGCCAATTCGAGCGCACTAATAAGGGAAAGGTCTCTGTgagttgaactgtgtcccccaaaaAGAGATGTTGAAGTCCTCAGCCTCAGTCTTTGCTGATGTTATTAGCCAAAGTGAGGTCCTGCTGGGGTAGGGTGGGCCCACAGGCCAATGACGGTGCCCTTCTAGCAAGACAGGCCCAGGGGGAACGGCCACGCGAAGACAGAGGTTGGAGCAGTGTGTCCACAAGCCGAGGGTCACCAGCCACCACCAGGCAAGGAGGGATGCTCCCTCggaacctccagaaggaagctCACTGCTGCCACAAGATCCCAGCCTTCTGGCCTCCGAACTTGGAGAGAATAAACGTCAGTTTCGGTTACACAGCATGTGGTGTGTTGTTACGGTGGCCCAGGGAAACTACTGCAAGTTCACCGTCAAGTGGAGAAAGCACAGAACGGTCAGTACCCAGGTCACGCTTCTCGGGGAGTGCGTGTTCCCACGTGCTGGCTCCGCCCTCCCGGAGCTGCCCCGGGAGCCGGAGGCCGCCCCTGCCTGGGccagggaggtggggacaggcTTCCCGCTTCACAGCACAGTCCGGTTCCgttcacatttgtatttttttttaccacgtGAACACATTACTTActccaaataaatataaattcaaaacggAGAAGATGAGATGGCAAATTCATAAAAAAACCCACACCCCTCCCAACCCTTCCTCCTGCCCGATTTGCCGGTAATGTTTAACCCTCTGCACTTGGGGCAGTTTTTGGCATCTGCCCGGTCTCTTTCTGAGGAAACAGAAGCGAGAGAGGCCAGGGGGCCCCGCTGGGGGAAGGTGCTGCCTGGGCCGCCGGGCTGGGGGGCCTCTGGGTCGAAGGAGCCTGTGAGGGTGCCTGAGAACACCCCACCCTGGGGTCACCAGCCAGCCTCCGCAGTCGAGCTCAGTGTCGCGGGCTGATGCGGGGGACCGAACAGGGTGTAAAGGCACAGGAGAGTTGACGGCCCTCTCTCGGGCCCTTCCTTGAAGTCAGGCAGAAGCTTCTTGGCTCAAGCAATTGAGAAGCAAAGAGACTGCTGGCTGGTAGCTGTCGAGACTCAGGGCGCCCAGAACTGCCTCCCGGAAGGTGAGAAGTGAGGGTGGGCGGACAGTAAGACACCCCTTAGGCACACGaggcctcctccagggagccctcaCAGGCCTCTCAGGCTGGGGTAGGTCTAATCTCAGATGGACAGATCCATTCACTTCTCAGAGCTCCACTCAgacctcccctcctccaggaggcctcAGCGAgtgtcccctctctgtgcccttcccacaCCTCGGTACCCCAGAGGGGCTCACAGCACACAGGCTGGGAAATCGCAGACATCTGGGAGCATTTGCTGAATGGCTGAGACTTCGCCCGGCATGTTTGTGAGTTTACCCACCTGATAATCCTCATGCCTACGttagccccattttgcagacggAGAAACGGAGGGTCTAGATGTACCCTGGAGCTTCCCCCGGTCTCGGGCTGCCATCGGGGCCCCAGAGCACAGACCCCATCAAACCGGTCCGAAGCCCCTTCCTCTGGGATACACAAACAAGGCCATGCctcttaagaaaacaaagaatattttattccttcagCGATTTCTATACAGCAATGACACCACGAGAATAGGATTAGAGTCTGGTCATCCTTGACCCCAGTCTGCCTCCTGGGAGAACGTATCACATGGCCCAAGAGGCTGAGCTCCACTCAGGGCAAAGGAGGCCACAGTCCTTTCCAACCTGTGCAAAACCATCCGCCTCCCTGTCCAAACACACGGCCACGCTGTTCCAGATGTGCTGGGGCTGCCCCAGGCTCATAGTCCCAGGAGCACAGGCTCGGATCCCACTTGGCCCAGAGGGGCCCACACTGGCCACACCCGTGCCCACGAACAGCCCTTCCTTTGTGGCCTCATGGGAACACCAAGCACGACTCCCTGGGAGAGACCTCATTTGCTGGGGAGTGGGGATCTTCCTGTACCCACGTCCCCGATGACCTAGGGAACTGGCCAGTGGTAGCGGGCCAGAGCCCCACACAGCAGCTGACCCGTGTCCCCATTATATAGACGGGCAGCCTGAGGACTAGAGGGTGGCAagccctccccgccccgcagCTGGACTTAACTGTCCATCTTCCGTCCCAGTGGCCAGTGGCTGGTCCCCCAGCCCCTAGGCTAATACGGAGCTGCCAGCTGGCCCCAAGCTTCTGAGCGGGTCCCCCAGGTCTCCCTCCAGTGGGAGTGGCAGCAGTAACGGCGTTCCCAGCAGTGCCAACCGGAGAAGCTGGGGGGTACCAGCAGAGTATTCTGGGACACCAGGAGTTATGTGGAGCTGCCCCTCTGTCCCTAACACAGAGAATGGACAGGTGGCCAAGAAGTGTCCCTGGGGCTCTGCCGGGTGGAGTTAGTCACTGGATAGCCCACGGGTGGATCATCAAAGACCCCTCGGTGGTGTCGGCCCGGACCCCAGGAAAGGGCTGGAGTGTCGGCTGGGTTTCCGGAAGACTCCCCAGGTAACAGCAACGGGCTCGTGCACGCGGGGCGCCGCGGGGCGCCCCCTCTGCGCTCGGGGAGTGCACGATGCGGGTGTGAGGCCCCCCATTTCACGGCCGAGGACACCGCGCACGTGGAGCCTGCGGCCAAGGGCGCCCCTCGCCGGCGCGTGGGATCCAGCCCGGGCCCGATGCGGTCCGGAGCCCGGGGCGCTCCCGCGCGCCGGCCTCACAGGCTGGAGGGCTGGGCCAGGCCGGGCCCCGACGGGGTGGGCACAGCGTCGCCCTCGGGCCGGGCCTCGGGGCCGCGCGCGTACGTGAGCACCACGGTGACGGTGGCGAAGGTGGCGGCGTTGACGGGGAAGGCGCGCAGCAGCGTGGACGCCAGCCCGCGCGTGAAGACGCGCCAGCCCTCGGCGCGGTAGCTCTGGCGCACGCAGTCCACGAAGCCGCCGTAGCGCGGGGCGCCCCGCACCCCGTCGGCCTGCAGCCGCGACTTGACCACGTCCACGGGGTAGGTGGACAGCCAGGACACGATGCCCGACGTGCCGCCCGCCAGCAGCAGCTTGGGCACCAGCAGCCGGTCGCCGGGCTCGCAGCCCAGCGCGCGCGTCAGCACGTCGTACGAGAGGAAGTAGACCCCGAAGCTGGGCGTCTCGCGCAGCAGGGTGGAGGCCATGCCCCGGTTGACGCCGCGCAGGCCCTCCTGCCGGTAGATGTGCGCCAGGCAGTGCAGCGAGCCGCGGTAGGTGCGGGCCGGGCCCGCGTCCTGCAGCTGCAGCCGCGTCTTGGCCAGCTCCATGGGGCAGCAGATGACGCACTGGATGGCGCCCGCCGCCGCGCCGGCCAGGAACTGGTTCAGCGGCGTGTCGCGGCCCAGGGCCCGCAGGGTGTTGCCCTGCACGCCGAACACCAGCGCGTTGATGAACGTGAGCCCCATGAGGGGCGAGCCCAGGCCCTTGTACAGGCCCAACACCTGCGGGGCACACAGACGCGCGTCAGGTGCGCTcctgcctgggggctggggaggggaggggggggggcggagggcggCCCCAGCCCAGCCCGCGGGTTCGGGAGGACCAAGCAGAATCCTGCCAGGACCAGTGTCCCCGATGTCCGAGGTCTGGGCATTCACACCTTCGCATTTCCAAAGTGCTGATCTGCCCGTAGTCCCGCTGACACCTTCGCTTCCAGCTCTGTGGTCTGGGGCCCAAAACGTCCTAGAGGCCGGTGTCCCAGggccaccctccccctcccctccccccacctccctgaccCAGGCCACTCACACTCTCCTGCTTGACGATGGACTGGAAGCAGTGCAAGGTCCCTCGGTACTGAGGCCTCTCCATGCTCTGGACCTGCAGCCGTACCTGGAAGGACAGGGCCCCGTGAAAGGTGGGCGGGCCCAGCACTCGGGACAGCCCAGGAGGCTCCCTCTCCAGGAGCGCCAGGGAGCCAAGCAGCCTTCTGTGGCTTTTGGGATTCCAGGATGGGGCGGAGCCAGGCGTCCTTGCCTCTTCAGTGAGGGGGTGTCAGTGGGCAAACTGCACAGGGGGTGGAGGGCCCCCAGGATCTCAGACGTCCCAGGCTTCTTGTGGCACTGTCTCTGCACGATGCACCTCCCCGGACTTCCCCACTGTCCCGGCGGCAAACCATGGCCCGTGCCGAGGGGGCTTCTCACCTAATTCTTATCACTCAGCTCCCCTCGTCAGGGGCTGGCAGTGCCTCCATGGGTGTTAAAGGCAAGGAGGCTCGGATGCTGAGGGATCCGATTTCTGCCAGTAGCCCCTTGTGCGGATAGTGGTCGTGAGTTCACCAAGCAGGGACAGGAGAGGAGCTCATGGCCTCCTTAGCGACCGCAGGACCTTGTCACCACGTTCGGGGCCTGGGGGCTCACGCCCAGCCACCCTTGGAGCCCTGTGGTCCAGAACCTCTTACTGTGAAAAAAGTGTTCTCGATTGGCCCCAGAGCTTATCTCTGGGCTTGACGCTCAGGCCCCATGGCTCGGAGTGGGAGCACATTTCCTAAACTTGGAATCCAGGTCccgggggttggtggggggtagCTAGGTTAAGTCACGTTCTCAGGGGCGGACTCAGCAATCATCACCACAGCCAGGGCCATGGCATGAATGCCACTCTGTGCCTAGCAGCACCAGAGGGCCTAACGTTGGAATCACCAGCCGAGGTGCGTGCGCTTGTCCCTCCCATTTCAAAGATGGGAAGACTAAGGCTGAGATGTTTTGCAACTCCGCCCAGGCTGTCTGTCCTCTGCAGGGACATGGGCAGCTCCTCTGTGTTGGTGGGGgccagagtgtgtgtggggggggtggtgctggctGGTGAGAGCCCTCCAGTGGGCCTTCTATGGCTAAGTGCACTTACAAAAGAACGTTTTCTAAGAACACGAACGTACCATCTCCGCACAGGAGGACCTCTGCGGCTGGTGGCCACGGCCCCCAGAGGCGCTGACGACCGAGCGCACCCCGTGGCTGGCTGCTGCTGCCGGctcttggtggggggaggggtggattttcagagaaaggcagaagtGTTTGTCCAACAGTGATCACAGAGGATCACCTTGAGCGCCGCTCTGGGTGGTTTTTGTGCCATGAGGGCTTTTCGTTTTCCCTTCCGTGGTCTGGCGTCCCACCTGGACCACTTCTCTCTCGCGCGCAGCCCCCAACACGGGCACTGAGTGGGCCGTGGTAGCAGAAGTGACAGGAAGTACGGCCCTCCCCGCTCTGGGTTGCGCTTTCATTCAGACACCTACCTGGACAGCGGCTTCCAGTCTTTGCGGCTTGGACCGGCTCAGGCCCAGGCTCAGGCCAGGCTCGGGTCCCACAGGGAGCACAGAGGCCCCTCTCCCCTTTGTTTCTGACCCCCGGACCTGGGACGAGTGCTTGCTGGCCAGGTGTCTTGGGGGACTAGGTTTGGGGGTGAAACGGGGCCCAGGTCTTGTAATATCTAGAGTTGAGGTGAACATTTTGGGGTGACGGGATCTCGGATTGGTGGACCCGCCCCCGGACAAGTGGTGATTGTCTCACACGGCCAGAAGGGCTCCCAGCTCTCCACATGGCTGAGAGACCCCAACCAGCCCCAGCCGGGTCCCCGCCCCACGACCTGCGCCGGGCCAAGTTCACCTGTCCCCTGCTCCTCAGGGAGGGGActctgggggtgaggggtggggaggaggggtgtggcAGGGTGCAGTTCAGGCCCAGGGTCAGGTTCAGCGAGGACAGAGAAGGGCCCGGTTCACCTGGTCTACTTACTAGCGCTCTCCAGGGCGAGGCTTACGCTCACCGACAACAAAGTTACACTTTTGCTACGGACGGAGGCAGCCCCTAGCTCAGAAAGTAAAGGCCATTAAAGCAACACAAAATTTCAACAGCACGTCCGGGCGTGGAGCCCCCGgggccagcccccacccacctcgccatccccgcccccgccctgggCTGGCCACTGGCCGGTGAAAGTGGTTTTGCCCCCAGCGTCCCTGATTACAGTCGTGTCTAGGCAGTAGGACAGACACAGGTGCGAAGGTAGCGTGTCTGAGGACAGGGGCTTGCTtctgggggaagaagaggaaagccAAGTCCTGGACTCAAGTCCCAGTCCCAAGGGTCTGGGAGCACACAGCGGATGTCCCAGCCATGAGACGGCACGAACCGACGGGGGACACGGGTGTCCCCTCGCGCCTTCTGGAGCATAAGTCCGACTGCATGAGGTTCGGGAAGAGGCAGACGGGACCATGGCGTGAGAAGTCAGGcgagtgggggtgcctggctggctctgtcggaaGAGCTCTGgaccttggggtcgtgagttcgggccccacgctgggcacagagcttacgTTAAAAAAGAAGTTAGGAGAGCGGACGGCCGGACAAAGGGCAAGCGTTGCTGGGAGGACTGGGGGGGCTcctgatggggggaggggacattGTTCTACTTTCCCAGGTGTGTGCTTCACGAGGATTCACAGATTTGTACCCTTAGCATCGTGCGCTTTCCTACACGTGTCAAATTTCAGttaaaaccaccaccaccccgggggcgcctgcatggctcagtcgattaagcgaccaacttgggctcaggtcatgatctcgcggttcgcgggttcgagccccgcgtcgggctctgtgccgacagctcggagcctggagcctgcttcggattctgcgtctccctctctctctctgcccctcccctgcttgcactctgtccctcaaaaataaataagacatttaaaaaaaaaacaaaacaaaaaaaacccaccacagaGCTATTGAAGGAAACCCCCCTTTTGCTAAAAGCAAGGAATATATATGGGTCTGAGGACATTTCTGCTCAGATTTCTAAACAGAAATCTGAACAAGGGTTGGGGAAGGGTCTATATGaaggcctttttttctttttagtttatatgTCTCTATGATGGTTAAAACTTTTTTCTACAGCCTACCTTACTTTTGTAATAGAAAGCCAACCAAGAAAATGTGACGGAGAGGGTAAGACCCTGAAGGAGGTATACAAAACATGCAAAGAGATTTGTCAGTATAAGGCACTAATTGGCTTTTCTACACTTTCCAATTTTCTTTGAATGAGAATGGTTTAACTTTCATAATGGAAAGTAGCCAGTAAAAAATAATGGCCATTAGTAATACAGCATTACATTAAACCAAATGAGTGTACCAGCCCATAACTAGAATGAGAGGGGTCACCACCATTGGGTGACCGTGGTGATTACTGGGGACGGGTTTTTCCTCTCCGTAAGaagactggggctcctgggtggctcagtcagtcggttgagcgtctgactcttgatttcagctcagctcatggtctcatggttcgtgagtgagttcaagctctgagtcgagctctgcgctgacggtgcggagcctgtttgggattctcactctctcctcctccctctccccctctctgctcctcccctgctcccgctctatctttctctcactcaaaaataaataaacattaaaaaagagattggctttggggcgcctgggtggctcagtcggttaagtgtctgacttcgcctcaggtcacgatctccccgtttgtgggtccaagccccacatcagggtctgtgctgactgacggctcagagtctggagcctgtttcgggttctgtgtctccctctctgccccaaccccacttgcgctctgtctctctgtctcaaaaataaataaacattggggcgcctgggtggcgcagtcggttaagcgtccgacttcagccaggtcacgatctctcggtccgggagttcgagccccacgtcgggatctgggctgacggctcagagcctggagcctgtttccgattctgtgtctccctctctctctgcccctcccccgttcatgctctgtctctctctgtcccaaaaataaataaacgttgaaaaaaaaattttttttttaaataaataaacattaaaaaaaattaaaacaaaaaaaaaaagacattggctTTTTAAAGACAGGTTTGCCTAGATGTGATGCTGCTGGGCCACAGTGGCCAAAAAAAAGTCACCCAATGGATTTCTTCAAAGACCACCCTCCAGGCGCAAGCTAAGGGGGTCCAAGGAGGATCCCAGTGGGGTGGAGAGGCTCCTGCACCCAAATCACCCAGGGGCTTAGAGGGACAGAGACCCCAGGACAAAGTACTCCCAGCCTGGGGGCACTGATGAGGGGGCCCAGCGGGAGCCTCAGCCTGGGGCGGGGCAAGGGCTAGCTGAAGGGGCCTGGGGCTGCCCAGGCTGAGTCATAGCTCCGAGAGGCGTGGCCCCTGCAAAGCTGGGCTGAGGAAGTGAATCGGGAGTCACTTCTTGGCTGGATACAGAGGCATTTACAACATGTGACCACAAGCGTAACGTGGACAGTGCCAGGCTGCCCTGGGCTGCTCTGGCCTGTGGACGGGCTTCACAGGACGGCCAGCTAGGCAGTGCACAGGCAGCTGTGTGGACAGGCTCTCGGCAGGCCTGTGTAGGGCAGGGGTCGCCGTGTGGCAAGAAAGCAGTGACCCTTCCGCCTCCCCCGTAACTTGCATACGATGGGTTGGAAGAAAATCTGTGCTCTTCAGAACTAGCCTTTCACGCAACCCAAACTATACTGTTGAGCACAGGGCACCAGGATGGCCTCCGTAATCTTGCCTAACCCCTCAGTTTGCCGGCGAGAATGCTGGGCCGAGAGGTCAAGCAActggcctgaggtcacacagcagattGGCTAGCCGGAGGCCTGGGCTGTACAAGGCCTAGGGCAGAACTTTTAAGGTCGGAGCCAATACATAAAGCTAGGCCCTCATGCCTGTGCCGGAGGAAACCCCAGCCCCTGAGTTCCTAGTCCTTTTCTTGGCCAGCGACCGTCTTGGCTTCTGCTGAAAAAAGAGGGGACAGGAAGTGACCTCAACCCCAGCTAGGGATGACATCCTTGCCTTGGCTCTACCCTCGCTCCAGCAGGATGAGGTGCCAAGTTCAGTGTTTACAGTGGGACACAAGGTCTGGCCCAGTGCCCTGTTGCTTCCAGCTCGCCCTGAGTCCCAGGTGGGAGCCGGCAAGGAAAGGTCCAGACCTGACTGGTGTGAGGACACAAGACCCCAGCAGCAGGGAGAGACTCTGATTTGGGAATTTCCAGCTGGAGGACGTGGATttcctctgtttctgttttgagCATCTGACCACCTGGATCTGGACAGTTTATCGACGAGAAACTGGCTAACTAAGCGCCT
This window of the Prionailurus viverrinus isolate Anna chromosome B3, UM_Priviv_1.0, whole genome shotgun sequence genome carries:
- the SLC25A29 gene encoding mitochondrial basic amino acids transporter isoform X1, producing the protein MQFLYLRTGTTATPVQGSREFLELPQAPPASVLPEGLPATSDCPHAPLGSVCVVLCPPPHRPPPSVVSTPAHPATGTTAQEKAPSQVESQPDSPDFTRRWGRRAGHVAEQDTPPKTREGSLSLPTSGTLQAQDLAPPRPPRPPRPSALPLGPARPVLPEASLVEAPRRRPPCHRWPVCARPGTCPDPHPSAAQQRAGVAGVLVGHPFDTVKVRLQVQSMERPQYRGTLHCFQSIVKQESVLGLYKGLGSPLMGLTFINALVFGVQGNTLRALGRDTPLNQFLAGAAAGAIQCVICCPMELAKTRLQLQDAGPARTYRGSLHCLAHIYRQEGLRGVNRGMASTLLRETPSFGVYFLSYDVLTRALGCEPGDRLLVPKLLLAGGTSGIVSWLSTYPVDVVKSRLQADGVRGAPRYGGFVDCVRQSYRAEGWRVFTRGLASTLLRAFPVNAATFATVTVVLTYARGPEARPEGDAVPTPSGPGLAQPSSL
- the SLC25A29 gene encoding mitochondrial basic amino acids transporter isoform X4, with product MVRLQVQSMERPQYRGTLHCFQSIVKQESVLGLYKGLGSPLMGLTFINALVFGVQGNTLRALGRDTPLNQFLAGAAAGAIQCVICCPMELAKTRLQLQDAGPARTYRGSLHCLAHIYRQEGLRGVNRGMASTLLRETPSFGVYFLSYDVLTRALGCEPGDRLLVPKLLLAGGTSGIVSWLSTYPVDVVKSRLQADGVRGAPRYGGFVDCVRQSYRAEGWRVFTRGLASTLLRAFPVNAATFATVTVVLTYARGPEARPEGDAVPTPSGPGLAQPSSL
- the SLC25A29 gene encoding mitochondrial basic amino acids transporter isoform X2, encoding MQFLYLRTGTTATPVQGSREEKAPSQVESQPDSPDFTRRWGRRAGHVAEQDTPPKTREGSLSLPTSGTLQAQDLAPPRPPRPPRPSALPLGPARPVLPEASLVEAPRRRPPCHRWPVCARPGTCPDPHPSAAQQRAGVAGVLVGHPFDTVKVRLQVQSMERPQYRGTLHCFQSIVKQESVLGLYKGLGSPLMGLTFINALVFGVQGNTLRALGRDTPLNQFLAGAAAGAIQCVICCPMELAKTRLQLQDAGPARTYRGSLHCLAHIYRQEGLRGVNRGMASTLLRETPSFGVYFLSYDVLTRALGCEPGDRLLVPKLLLAGGTSGIVSWLSTYPVDVVKSRLQADGVRGAPRYGGFVDCVRQSYRAEGWRVFTRGLASTLLRAFPVNAATFATVTVVLTYARGPEARPEGDAVPTPSGPGLAQPSSL
- the SLC25A29 gene encoding mitochondrial basic amino acids transporter isoform X5 gives rise to the protein MERPQYRGTLHCFQSIVKQESVLGLYKGLGSPLMGLTFINALVFGVQGNTLRALGRDTPLNQFLAGAAAGAIQCVICCPMELAKTRLQLQDAGPARTYRGSLHCLAHIYRQEGLRGVNRGMASTLLRETPSFGVYFLSYDVLTRALGCEPGDRLLVPKLLLAGGTSGIVSWLSTYPVDVVKSRLQADGVRGAPRYGGFVDCVRQSYRAEGWRVFTRGLASTLLRAFPVNAATFATVTVVLTYARGPEARPEGDAVPTPSGPGLAQPSSL
- the SLC25A29 gene encoding mitochondrial basic amino acids transporter isoform X3 gives rise to the protein MALDFLAGCAGGVAGVLVGHPFDTVKVRLQVQSMERPQYRGTLHCFQSIVKQESVLGLYKGLGSPLMGLTFINALVFGVQGNTLRALGRDTPLNQFLAGAAAGAIQCVICCPMELAKTRLQLQDAGPARTYRGSLHCLAHIYRQEGLRGVNRGMASTLLRETPSFGVYFLSYDVLTRALGCEPGDRLLVPKLLLAGGTSGIVSWLSTYPVDVVKSRLQADGVRGAPRYGGFVDCVRQSYRAEGWRVFTRGLASTLLRAFPVNAATFATVTVVLTYARGPEARPEGDAVPTPSGPGLAQPSSL